A genomic segment from Streptosporangium roseum DSM 43021 encodes:
- a CDS encoding ABC transporter permease: MVLAQTGAEIRAMLRNGEQLLLTMIIPVLLLVGFSAAPLVDVGGGPRVSFIAPGVLALAVMSTAFTGQAIATGFERRYGVLKRLGATPLSRTGLMLAKTLAVVAVEIIQVAVISGVALALGWRPAGSPLAALLLILLGTAAFSGLGLLMAGTLRAEATLAGANLVYLVLLGCGGVIFPMSKFPDSVQPALELLPISALTGGLRSVLTEGAGLPVAAAAILAGWAAVSLFLTSRTFRWE; this comes from the coding sequence ATGGTGCTGGCGCAGACGGGCGCGGAGATCCGGGCGATGCTCCGCAACGGCGAGCAGCTCCTGCTCACGATGATCATCCCGGTGCTGCTGCTCGTCGGGTTCTCCGCGGCTCCGCTGGTGGACGTCGGCGGCGGCCCCCGGGTGAGCTTCATCGCCCCCGGCGTGCTCGCGCTGGCGGTGATGTCGACGGCCTTCACCGGGCAGGCCATCGCGACCGGCTTCGAGCGCCGCTACGGCGTGCTGAAGCGGCTGGGCGCGACCCCGCTGTCGCGGACCGGGCTGATGCTGGCCAAGACGCTCGCGGTGGTGGCCGTGGAGATCATCCAGGTGGCCGTCATCAGCGGGGTGGCGCTCGCCCTGGGCTGGCGCCCGGCGGGCTCCCCACTGGCCGCGCTCCTGCTGATCCTGCTGGGCACCGCCGCGTTCAGCGGGCTCGGCCTGCTGATGGCGGGCACCCTGCGCGCCGAGGCCACCCTCGCCGGGGCCAACCTGGTCTACCTGGTCCTGCTCGGCTGCGGCGGCGTGATCTTCCCCATGTCGAAGTTCCCCGACTCGGTGCAGCCGGCGCTCGAACTGCTGCCGATCTCCGCCCTGACCGGCGGGCTCCGCTCGGTCCTGACCGAGGGCGCCGGCCTGCCGGTGGCCGCGGCGGCGATCCTGGCGGGGTGGGCGGCGGTCTCGCTCTTCCTCACCTCCCGGACGTTCCGCTGGGAGTGA
- a CDS encoding proline racemase family protein, which yields MIQTIDYHTGGEPFRIVTSGVPDIPGSTVLERRESAAAPEIDGVRRLLCHEPRGHADMYGCFLVPPDDAGADLGVLFWHKDGYSTACGHGTIALGVHAVESGLVEADPDGETDVVVDVPSGRVTARVRCAAGLVEAVTFRNVPSYVLARDIELGPLAGADASAAGSGTGPLAGVRADVSYGGAIYASVPAAALGLSVAPEHLTELIALGRAVKAALAGHPASRHPGDDRLSGIYGVIFHEELGPGHQRNVTVFADGEVDRSPCGSGTAARLALLHADGFTGTLVHEGIVGTSFRAWVAEVTEEGIVPEVEGMAYRTGEHRFTLDPRDPVGTGFALR from the coding sequence ATGATCCAGACGATCGACTACCACACCGGCGGCGAGCCTTTCCGGATCGTCACCTCCGGTGTGCCCGACATCCCCGGAAGCACGGTCCTGGAACGGCGCGAGTCGGCGGCGGCCCCGGAGATCGACGGCGTGCGGCGGCTGCTCTGCCACGAGCCGCGAGGGCACGCCGACATGTACGGCTGCTTCCTCGTCCCGCCGGACGACGCGGGAGCCGATCTCGGCGTGCTGTTCTGGCACAAGGACGGCTACTCCACCGCCTGCGGCCACGGCACCATCGCGCTCGGGGTCCACGCCGTGGAGAGCGGCCTGGTCGAGGCCGATCCGGACGGGGAGACCGACGTCGTCGTCGACGTCCCGTCCGGCAGGGTGACGGCCCGGGTCCGCTGCGCGGCGGGCCTGGTCGAGGCCGTCACGTTCCGGAACGTGCCCTCCTACGTGCTCGCGCGGGACATCGAGCTGGGCCCGCTCGCCGGGGCGGATGCGTCCGCGGCGGGCTCCGGGACCGGTCCGCTCGCCGGTGTCAGGGCCGACGTCTCCTACGGCGGAGCCATCTACGCCTCGGTCCCGGCCGCGGCGCTCGGGCTGAGCGTGGCGCCCGAGCACCTCACCGAGCTGATCGCGCTCGGCCGGGCGGTGAAGGCGGCCCTGGCCGGGCACCCCGCCTCCCGGCACCCGGGCGACGACCGGCTGTCGGGGATCTACGGCGTCATCTTCCACGAAGAGCTGGGCCCCGGGCACCAGCGCAACGTCACCGTCTTCGCCGACGGCGAGGTGGACCGCTCGCCGTGCGGCTCCGGCACGGCCGCCCGGCTGGCGCTGCTGCACGCCGACGGCTTCACCGGCACGCTCGTCCACGAGGGCATCGTGGGAACCTCCTTCCGGGCCTGGGTCGCCGAGGTGACCGAGGAGGGGATCGTCCCCGAGGTGGAGGGCATGGCCTACCGCACCGGTGAGCACCGCTTCACCCTGGATCCGCGCGATCCCGTCGGCACCGGGTTCGCCCTCCGATGA
- a CDS encoding GntR family transcriptional regulator, whose translation MAPSAEDRLDLPVVGERQSLREQVAHALRAALITGEMRPGVVYSAPVLAAQFGVSATPVREAMLDLAKEGLVEAVRNKGFRVTELSDRDLDELTEIRRLIEVPTVARLADRARAESFELLRPVAQQIVDAAERGDLLAYVDADIRFHVELLALAGNAHLVEVVRDLRKRARLYGLSALSARGGLVDSAREHLDLLDLLSAGDAGGSERLMRNHIQHVRGIWASKPE comes from the coding sequence ATGGCTCCTTCGGCGGAGGACCGGCTCGACCTGCCGGTCGTGGGCGAGCGGCAGAGCCTGCGGGAGCAGGTGGCCCACGCGCTGCGGGCCGCCCTGATCACCGGGGAGATGCGGCCGGGGGTGGTCTACTCGGCGCCGGTGCTGGCCGCCCAGTTCGGCGTCTCGGCGACGCCGGTGCGCGAGGCGATGCTCGACCTGGCCAAGGAGGGCCTGGTCGAGGCGGTGCGCAACAAGGGCTTCCGGGTCACCGAGCTGTCCGACCGCGACCTGGACGAGCTCACCGAGATCCGCCGGCTCATCGAGGTGCCCACGGTGGCGCGGCTGGCCGACCGGGCCCGTGCGGAGAGCTTCGAGCTGCTCCGCCCGGTGGCCCAGCAGATCGTCGACGCGGCCGAGCGCGGCGACCTGCTCGCCTACGTGGACGCCGACATCCGCTTCCACGTGGAGCTCCTCGCCCTGGCGGGCAACGCGCACCTGGTGGAGGTGGTGCGCGACCTGCGTAAGCGGGCCCGCCTGTACGGCCTGTCGGCGCTGTCCGCGCGCGGTGGACTGGTCGACTCCGCCCGAGAGCACCTCGACCTGCTCGACCTGCTCTCCGCGGGAGACGCCGGCGGTTCCGAGCGGCTGATGCGCAACCACATCCAGCATGTGCGGGGCATCTGGGCCAGCAAGCCGGAGTAG
- a CDS encoding ornithine cyclodeaminase family protein: protein MSALPYLDGETLRELVPMARAVQVLQDALLAGLDPEDTPLRPVVEVPAGQLLLMPAAWGRHVGIKVAGVAPANPSRGLPRIQGAYLLMDGESLAPLAMMDGVALTSLRTPAVSALAVRHLAGSGASEMAVFGAGPQAWGHVEAFRAVRPVRRVSVIARDAAKARAFAARCAAEGLQADTVADPGQADLIACCTTSRTPLFDGRLTRDDATVVAVGSHEPDAREVDDDLVARATVVVEARSAALAEAGDLIIPLRNGTITIGHLAGNLGELVAGTVPRGPGPRLFKSVGMAWEDLVVAAAAYEAWMRVR, encoded by the coding sequence ATGAGCGCGCTGCCCTACCTGGACGGGGAGACCCTGCGCGAGCTGGTGCCGATGGCGCGGGCCGTGCAGGTGCTCCAGGACGCGCTGCTGGCGGGGCTCGACCCCGAGGACACCCCGCTGCGGCCCGTCGTGGAGGTCCCCGCCGGGCAGCTGCTGCTGATGCCCGCCGCGTGGGGCCGTCACGTCGGGATCAAGGTGGCCGGGGTGGCCCCGGCCAACCCCTCACGTGGGCTGCCCCGGATCCAGGGCGCCTACCTGCTGATGGACGGGGAGAGCCTGGCGCCGCTGGCCATGATGGACGGCGTCGCCCTCACCTCGCTGCGCACCCCCGCCGTCTCCGCGCTGGCCGTACGGCATCTGGCCGGGTCCGGCGCCTCGGAGATGGCGGTGTTCGGCGCGGGACCGCAGGCGTGGGGGCACGTGGAGGCCTTCCGCGCGGTCCGGCCGGTGCGGCGGGTGAGCGTGATCGCCCGGGACGCGGCGAAGGCGCGCGCCTTCGCCGCCCGGTGCGCCGCCGAGGGCCTCCAGGCCGATACGGTGGCCGATCCCGGACAGGCCGACCTGATCGCCTGCTGTACGACCTCCAGGACTCCCCTGTTCGACGGTAGGCTCACCCGGGATGACGCGACCGTGGTCGCGGTCGGCTCCCACGAACCCGATGCCCGGGAGGTCGACGACGATCTCGTCGCGCGTGCCACGGTGGTCGTCGAAGCCCGCAGTGCCGCTCTCGCCGAGGCAGGAGACCTGATCATCCCGTTGCGGAACGGTACGATCACCATTGGTCACCTCGCCGGCAACCTCGGGGAACTGGTCGCCGGCACGGTGCCTCGCGGTCCGGGGCCCCGGCTGTTCAAGAGCGTGGGCATGGCCTGGGAGGACCTGGTGGTGGCGGCTGCCGCCTACGAGGCGTGGATGCGAGTGAGATGA
- a CDS encoding multidrug effflux MFS transporter: MTAAVAEPEVAPVARRRGLLLLILGALSAIGPLSIDMYLPAFPAIAGEMGTGQAQVQLTLTSCLIGLSVGQVVAGPLSDVRGRRMPLLIGIAAYAVASLLCAFSPSVYGLIGFRLLQGVAGGAALVIVRAVVRDLYEGAAIARIFATLMLVSGLAPILAPIAGAQLLEHTSWRGVFVSLSVAGLLLLAAALFGVRETLPRERRESGGLRHTLVTFRHLLRNRSFMASALAGGLGFGGMFAYISGSPFVLQQVYGASPQTFSLVFALNAIGLTVTAQIGGRLAGGRVAPARLILVGLFISVAGVVALLATVLLGLPLAVLIAALFVMMCGAGFVLPGTGALALAGQPQQVAGSASALTGVLQFAIGALAAPLVGLGGEDSALPMAAVLAGLTLASLAAFVGLRKHAKDVSAG; the protein is encoded by the coding sequence ATGACCGCGGCGGTCGCCGAGCCGGAGGTCGCGCCGGTCGCGCGGCGCAGAGGGCTGCTGCTGCTCATCCTGGGGGCGCTGTCCGCCATCGGCCCGCTCTCGATCGACATGTACCTGCCCGCGTTCCCCGCCATCGCCGGGGAGATGGGCACGGGACAGGCCCAGGTGCAGCTCACCCTGACCTCCTGCCTCATCGGCCTCTCCGTCGGGCAGGTCGTCGCCGGCCCGCTCAGCGACGTGCGCGGCCGGCGGATGCCGCTGCTGATCGGCATCGCCGCCTACGCGGTGGCCTCCCTGCTGTGCGCGTTCTCCCCCTCCGTCTACGGGCTGATCGGTTTCCGCCTGCTGCAGGGCGTGGCGGGCGGCGCCGCGCTGGTGATCGTCCGCGCGGTCGTCCGCGACCTGTACGAGGGGGCGGCCATCGCCCGCATCTTCGCCACCCTCATGCTCGTCAGCGGTCTCGCGCCGATCCTGGCCCCGATCGCGGGCGCGCAGCTGCTCGAACACACCTCCTGGCGCGGCGTGTTCGTCTCGCTGAGCGTCGCCGGACTGCTGCTGCTGGCCGCCGCCCTGTTCGGGGTGCGCGAGACGCTTCCCCGCGAACGGCGGGAGAGCGGCGGGCTCCGGCACACCCTCGTCACCTTCAGGCACCTGCTGCGCAACCGTTCCTTCATGGCCAGCGCGCTGGCCGGCGGCCTCGGCTTCGGCGGCATGTTCGCCTACATCTCCGGCTCGCCGTTCGTGCTCCAGCAGGTGTACGGCGCCTCGCCGCAGACCTTCTCGCTGGTGTTCGCGCTGAACGCGATCGGCCTGACCGTCACCGCGCAGATCGGCGGCCGTCTCGCCGGGGGCAGGGTGGCTCCGGCGCGGCTGATCCTCGTCGGGCTGTTCATCTCCGTGGCCGGAGTGGTGGCGCTGCTGGCCACCGTGCTGCTCGGCCTGCCCCTCGCCGTCCTGATCGCCGCGCTGTTCGTGATGATGTGCGGGGCCGGGTTCGTCCTGCCGGGCACCGGCGCGCTCGCGCTGGCCGGTCAGCCCCAGCAGGTGGCGGGGAGCGCCTCGGCGCTGACCGGAGTGCTGCAGTTCGCCATCGGCGCGCTCGCGGCACCGCTGGTCGGGCTGGGCGGGGAGGACTCGGCGCTGCCGATGGCCGCCGTCCTGGCCGGGCTCACCCTCGCCTCCCTCGCCGCCTTCGTCGGCCTGCGGAAGCACGCGAAGGACGTTTCCGCAGGTTAG
- a CDS encoding VOC family protein has product MSERSGYKSGVPCWVDLSSTDVTLSVRFYREIFGWEAVFDPRPEAGGHGRFTLRGKAVAGIGPSRGDGGSSVWNTWVATEDAGLTAARVREAGGEVVVEPAGVFGEGAMTVVRDPSGASVTAWQVGPRQGAEIVGEPGALAWNELVTRDTARCGAFYPAVFGWGVKDVDGAGGRCVEWQVDGHPVAGMTESGPRVPPDTPPHWLAYFAAEDVDATVARAEELGGTVVLPRTPAPRGPVAVLADPQSALFAVVGPDRPPAVSPAVRRPADGPPARAGHGPAGTGPARAEHESDPAPSPGQVDLSCGVS; this is encoded by the coding sequence GTGTCCGAACGGAGTGGTTACAAATCCGGTGTCCCGTGCTGGGTCGACCTGTCGAGTACCGACGTCACCCTGTCGGTCAGGTTCTACCGGGAGATCTTCGGCTGGGAGGCGGTGTTCGACCCGCGCCCGGAGGCCGGCGGACACGGGCGGTTCACGCTGAGGGGGAAGGCCGTCGCGGGGATCGGGCCGAGCCGCGGCGACGGCGGGTCCTCCGTCTGGAACACCTGGGTGGCCACCGAGGACGCCGGCCTCACGGCCGCAAGGGTCCGCGAGGCCGGAGGAGAGGTCGTCGTGGAGCCCGCGGGCGTCTTCGGCGAGGGCGCCATGACCGTCGTGCGGGATCCCTCGGGCGCCTCCGTCACGGCATGGCAGGTGGGCCCGCGCCAGGGCGCGGAGATCGTCGGCGAGCCCGGCGCGCTCGCCTGGAACGAGCTGGTCACCCGGGACACCGCCCGGTGCGGGGCCTTCTACCCGGCCGTCTTCGGCTGGGGCGTCAAGGACGTCGACGGGGCAGGGGGGCGGTGCGTCGAGTGGCAGGTGGACGGCCACCCGGTCGCGGGGATGACGGAGTCCGGCCCCCGGGTCCCGCCGGACACGCCGCCGCACTGGCTGGCCTACTTCGCGGCCGAGGACGTCGACGCCACCGTGGCCAGGGCCGAGGAACTCGGCGGTACCGTGGTGCTGCCCCGGACACCGGCGCCCAGGGGGCCGGTGGCGGTGCTGGCCGATCCACAGTCCGCCCTCTTCGCGGTCGTCGGGCCGGACCGCCCCCCGGCGGTGAGCCCGGCCGTCCGCCGCCCGGCTGACGGGCCGCCGGCACGGGCGGGGCACGGCCCGGCAGGTACGGGGCCGGCGCGGGCCGAGCACGAGAGCGACCCCGCGCCCTCCCCGGGGCAGGTAGATCTTTCTTGTGGAGTTTCCTAA
- a CDS encoding ABC transporter ATP-binding protein — protein sequence MESPAVEIIDLVKRYGRTTAIDGLSLSATRGAVTAILGPNGAGKTSTVEICEGFRRADGGTVRVLGLDPSRPELRARVGVMLQAGGVPPAMRCGEWLRLMARFHAHPLDPAALLERLGLTGHARTPYRRLSGGQQQRVSLASAVVGRPELVFLDEPTAGLDPQARHACWELVGDLRAAGVAVVLTTHHMDEAEKLSDQVVIIDHGKVVAEGTPSSLTGAERQLRFRARPGLTLDELLTALPAGSAAKESPSGHYIIEGQVGPELLATVTAWCAAEGVTADDLSIERRTLEDVFLELTGRELR from the coding sequence ATGGAATCCCCAGCCGTCGAGATCATCGATCTGGTCAAGAGATACGGCCGAACGACGGCGATCGACGGCCTCAGCCTCAGTGCCACCCGTGGCGCGGTCACCGCGATCCTCGGGCCCAACGGCGCGGGCAAGACCTCCACCGTCGAGATCTGCGAGGGATTCCGCCGGGCCGACGGCGGCACCGTGAGGGTGCTCGGGCTCGACCCCTCCCGCCCGGAGCTCCGGGCGAGGGTCGGGGTGATGCTCCAGGCCGGAGGCGTGCCCCCGGCGATGCGCTGCGGCGAGTGGCTGCGCCTGATGGCCCGTTTCCACGCCCACCCGCTGGACCCGGCGGCGCTGCTGGAGCGGCTCGGGCTGACCGGGCACGCGCGCACGCCGTACCGCAGGCTCTCCGGCGGCCAGCAGCAGCGCGTGTCGCTGGCCTCGGCCGTCGTCGGCCGCCCCGAGCTGGTCTTCCTCGACGAGCCGACCGCGGGGCTGGACCCCCAGGCCCGGCACGCGTGCTGGGAGCTGGTCGGCGACCTGCGCGCCGCCGGGGTAGCGGTGGTGCTCACCACCCACCACATGGACGAGGCGGAGAAGCTCTCCGACCAGGTCGTCATCATCGACCACGGCAAGGTGGTGGCCGAGGGCACGCCGTCCTCGCTCACCGGCGCCGAGCGGCAGCTCCGCTTCCGCGCCCGGCCGGGGCTCACCCTGGACGAGCTGCTCACCGCCCTGCCCGCCGGCAGCGCCGCCAAGGAGTCGCCGTCGGGGCACTACATCATCGAGGGGCAGGTCGGCCCCGAGCTGCTGGCGACCGTGACGGCCTGGTGCGCCGCCGAGGGCGTCACCGCCGACGACCTCAGCATCGAGCGCCGCACCCTGGAAGACGTCTTCCTGGAGCTGACCGGCCGGGAGCTCCGATGA
- a CDS encoding ABC transporter ATP-binding protein: protein MLEIHGLDVHYGGVHALRGLSLTIAPGEIVALLGNNGAGKTTTLSAVSGLVRSTAGKVVFDGREITRDRPHKIAERGLVHVPEGRRVFSTLTVHENLQLGGYLVRDQAEIRKRIERVYELLPRLAERRAQQGGTLSGGEQQMLAIGRALVTGPRLLLLDEPSMGLAPLVVASVMELIAGINAEGTSVLLVEQNATAALKIAHRGYVIENGECVLDGPAADLREDARVVEAYLGGV, encoded by the coding sequence ATGCTTGAGATCCACGGACTGGACGTCCACTACGGCGGTGTGCACGCCCTGCGCGGCCTGTCCCTGACCATCGCGCCGGGGGAGATCGTCGCCCTGCTGGGCAACAACGGCGCGGGCAAGACCACCACGCTGTCGGCGGTCTCCGGCCTGGTGCGCTCCACCGCCGGGAAGGTCGTCTTCGACGGACGGGAGATCACCAGGGACAGACCCCACAAGATCGCCGAACGCGGCCTGGTGCACGTCCCCGAGGGCCGCAGGGTCTTCAGCACCCTCACCGTGCACGAGAACCTGCAGCTCGGCGGCTACCTGGTCCGCGACCAGGCCGAGATCCGCAAGCGGATCGAGCGCGTCTACGAGCTGCTGCCCCGCCTGGCCGAGCGGCGCGCCCAGCAGGGCGGCACGCTGTCCGGCGGCGAGCAGCAGATGCTCGCCATCGGCCGGGCCCTGGTCACCGGGCCCCGGCTGCTGCTGCTCGACGAGCCCTCCATGGGCCTGGCCCCACTGGTGGTCGCCTCGGTGATGGAGCTGATCGCCGGGATCAACGCCGAGGGCACCTCGGTGCTGCTCGTCGAGCAGAACGCCACCGCGGCGCTCAAGATCGCTCACCGCGGCTACGTGATCGAGAACGGCGAGTGCGTGCTGGACGGCCCCGCGGCCGACCTGCGCGAGGACGCCCGGGTGGTCGAGGCCTACCTCGGCGGAGTATGA
- a CDS encoding helix-turn-helix transcriptional regulator, which yields MPGTEETAAARPSGVSAERSTRARVARLILEHGPITAAALGERLGLTPAAVRRHLDALLAEGMIEPRTARPRGQRGRGRPAKLFAITDAGRSAFEHAYDGLAGNALRFLAERVGEEAVAEFARSQVSGLVGRLQLEMRKVPADQRVRVLAEALSADGYAASASKASLGGEQLCQHHCPVAHVAAEFPQLCEAETEAFAQILGTPVQRLATIAHGDGVCTTHVSPHRAAEPDAREREAGRRAPGRSRPSIRQQTIDDESSKETGR from the coding sequence ATGCCGGGCACCGAGGAGACCGCCGCCGCGCGGCCCTCCGGCGTGTCCGCCGAGCGCAGCACGCGTGCGCGTGTCGCCCGGCTCATTCTGGAGCACGGACCCATCACCGCCGCCGCCCTCGGCGAACGGCTCGGGCTCACCCCGGCCGCCGTCCGCCGCCATCTGGACGCACTGCTCGCCGAAGGGATGATCGAGCCCCGTACGGCCCGGCCCCGCGGCCAGCGGGGGAGAGGGCGGCCGGCGAAGCTCTTCGCCATAACCGACGCCGGGCGCAGCGCCTTCGAGCACGCCTACGACGGTCTCGCCGGAAACGCGCTGCGCTTCCTCGCCGAGCGCGTGGGCGAGGAGGCGGTGGCCGAGTTCGCCCGGTCGCAGGTGTCCGGCCTCGTCGGACGGCTGCAGCTGGAGATGCGCAAGGTCCCCGCCGACCAGCGGGTCCGCGTCCTGGCCGAGGCCCTGTCGGCCGACGGTTACGCGGCCTCGGCGAGCAAGGCCAGTCTCGGCGGCGAGCAGTTGTGCCAGCACCACTGCCCCGTGGCGCACGTGGCCGCGGAGTTCCCGCAGCTCTGCGAGGCCGAGACCGAGGCGTTCGCGCAGATCCTCGGCACGCCTGTCCAGCGGCTGGCGACCATCGCCCATGGCGACGGGGTGTGCACCACCCACGTGAGCCCGCACAGAGCGGCCGAGCCGGACGCGCGGGAGCGTGAAGCGGGACGGCGGGCACCCGGGCGATCGCGACCATCCATAAGGCAACAAACGATCGATGACGAATCGAGCAAGGAGACCGGAAGGTGA
- a CDS encoding EamA family transporter → MTAEALHGPAEPYKPGLPRPGALLRAASDAIPPSGLVLLAILSVQVGAGFAKDLFSQLPPSAVVFLRIAMGALIMGVVARPRLKGLTRVDIGLGVAFGVTLGVMNLSFYEALARLPMGIAVAIEFLGPLGVAVAASRRRLDLLWVALAGSGVVLLAPWGTAASRISWVGIGFALVAAVCWAGYILLSAAVGQRFPGTTGLSFAMIVSFLLIAPVGIGTGGADLLQPELLLIGLGVGLLSSVIPYSIELEALRRMPKQVFGILMSLEPAVAAMVGLLVLGEVLDVREWAAIGCVVVASVGATRGPR, encoded by the coding sequence ATGACCGCCGAAGCCCTGCATGGGCCCGCTGAGCCGTACAAGCCGGGCCTGCCCAGGCCGGGAGCGTTGCTGAGGGCCGCCTCCGACGCCATCCCGCCGTCCGGCCTGGTACTGCTGGCGATCCTGTCGGTCCAGGTGGGCGCGGGTTTCGCCAAGGACCTCTTCTCCCAGTTGCCGCCCAGCGCGGTGGTGTTCCTGCGGATCGCGATGGGCGCGCTCATCATGGGGGTGGTCGCCCGGCCCCGGCTGAAGGGGCTGACCCGCGTGGACATCGGGCTGGGGGTGGCCTTCGGCGTGACGCTGGGTGTGATGAACCTGTCGTTCTACGAGGCACTGGCCCGGCTGCCCATGGGCATCGCGGTGGCGATCGAGTTCCTCGGGCCGCTCGGGGTCGCGGTGGCCGCCTCGCGCCGCCGTCTGGACCTGCTCTGGGTCGCGCTGGCCGGTTCGGGCGTGGTGCTGCTGGCGCCCTGGGGGACGGCGGCCTCGCGCATCAGCTGGGTCGGGATCGGATTCGCCCTGGTCGCGGCGGTCTGCTGGGCGGGCTACATCCTCCTCTCGGCCGCCGTGGGCCAGCGCTTCCCCGGCACGACCGGCCTGTCCTTCGCGATGATCGTGTCGTTCCTGCTGATCGCCCCCGTGGGGATCGGCACGGGCGGCGCCGACCTGCTCCAGCCCGAGCTGCTGCTGATCGGCCTCGGGGTGGGCCTGCTGTCGTCGGTCATCCCCTACTCGATCGAGCTGGAGGCCCTGCGCAGGATGCCGAAGCAGGTGTTCGGCATCCTCATGAGCCTGGAGCCGGCGGTGGCCGCGATGGTCGGCCTGCTCGTGCTGGGCGAGGTGCTCGACGTGCGCGAATGGGCCGCCATCGGCTGCGTGGTCGTCGCCAGCGTGGGCGCGACCCGCGGCCCTCGCTGA
- a CDS encoding glycosyltransferase family 39 protein has translation MIITGARAPRPSAARRTGPVWPSLAAGLAATVVAVAGSWRVSQSSDELATLSAARRSAAGLWELAQHVDGHFLPYYAFMHLWAGFGQAEWWLRLPSAIATGAAAALIAGLGRRLHSPAAGVAAAAIYVFLPSVSHHGQNVRPYAFAAAAAVLAAWALHRAIEEPGRRGGRWGYAAAVALLGCTQVFALLVLAAHVLAMTLYGRGALARMLPALALGCVPGAVWTVVGFAERHAIRWIDMPGPAVFLALPRTAGGTIPAGCVLLALAAAPLLLRTRRAHGLWPTLLAAWALLPPVLLFALSHLLSPVYVDRYLFATVPAYALLAGLALASMPHLLAALALAGALAAGLPGQLDLRREDGHRESFPRAVRIISANALPGDAIVYGGSWLRTGMLYYGGRGLPDDVLLLDADPRPVSFDYPERADVSAALDGRERVWALWRGPAGAALRIGRLDPLVQRFTRSRTWHAGRSPGMTVALYTR, from the coding sequence GTGATCATCACCGGAGCGCGCGCTCCGCGCCCATCGGCGGCACGGCGGACGGGACCGGTCTGGCCGAGCCTGGCCGCGGGCCTCGCCGCCACGGTCGTCGCCGTCGCCGGCTCGTGGCGGGTCTCCCAGTCGTCGGACGAGCTGGCCACCCTCAGCGCGGCCCGCCGGAGCGCGGCGGGCCTGTGGGAGCTCGCGCAGCACGTCGACGGGCACTTCCTGCCCTACTACGCGTTCATGCACCTGTGGGCGGGGTTCGGCCAGGCCGAGTGGTGGCTGCGGCTGCCCTCGGCGATCGCGACGGGCGCGGCGGCCGCGCTCATCGCCGGCCTGGGACGGCGCCTGCACTCCCCGGCCGCCGGGGTGGCGGCCGCCGCCATATACGTTTTCCTGCCGTCGGTATCCCATCACGGGCAGAACGTCCGCCCCTACGCCTTCGCGGCCGCCGCCGCGGTGCTGGCCGCCTGGGCGCTGCACCGCGCGATCGAGGAACCGGGGCGGCGCGGCGGCCGGTGGGGATACGCCGCGGCCGTCGCCCTGCTCGGCTGCACGCAGGTGTTCGCCCTGCTCGTGCTGGCCGCCCACGTGCTCGCCATGACGCTGTACGGCCGGGGCGCCCTGGCCAGGATGCTGCCCGCCCTGGCCCTGGGATGCGTTCCGGGGGCCGTCTGGACCGTGGTCGGCTTCGCCGAGCGGCACGCCATCCGGTGGATCGACATGCCCGGCCCCGCGGTCTTCCTGGCCCTGCCCAGGACGGCCGGGGGCACCATACCGGCGGGCTGCGTCCTACTGGCCCTGGCGGCCGCCCCGCTCCTCCTGCGGACGCGGCGCGCCCACGGGCTCTGGCCCACGCTGCTGGCCGCCTGGGCCCTGCTGCCGCCCGTCCTGCTGTTCGCCCTGTCGCACCTGCTCTCCCCCGTCTACGTCGACCGCTACCTGTTCGCGACGGTGCCCGCCTACGCGCTGCTGGCCGGTCTCGCGCTCGCCTCGATGCCCCACCTGCTCGCCGCGCTCGCCCTGGCGGGTGCCCTGGCCGCGGGGCTGCCCGGACAGCTCGACCTGCGCAGGGAGGACGGGCACCGCGAGAGCTTCCCCCGCGCGGTGCGGATCATCTCGGCGAACGCCCTGCCGGGCGACGCGATCGTGTACGGCGGGTCGTGGCTGCGGACCGGGATGCTCTACTACGGCGGGCGGGGCCTGCCCGACGACGTGCTGCTCCTGGACGCCGACCCCCGGCCGGTGTCCTTCGACTACCCCGAGCGCGCCGACGTCTCCGCCGCCCTCGACGGGCGCGAGCGGGTCTGGGCGCTCTGGCGGGGCCCCGCCGGGGCGGCCCTGCGGATCGGCAGGCTCGACCCGCTGGTCCAGCGGTTCACCCGCAGCCGGACGTGGCACGCGGGGCGGTCGCCCGGCATGACCGTGGCCCTCTACACCCGTTAG